In Myxococcus virescens, one genomic interval encodes:
- a CDS encoding response regulator, producing MDPTRIFVVEDQPQLLKNLVKVLATFPELEVVGTSQEGEAAVEDIVQLRPQLVLLDLELPGINGIQVTQRVKRRAPEVEILILTSFDDETKVYEAIQAGASGYLVKRVGPEKIRSGIQEVMEGGTVLEPIIAKRFWNYFQSVQAKSTQAEKKPENPWSLTPLEFEVLRYVAKGLSNAEVGHVMTLERRTVRTHLSHIYRKMGVNSHVEAVVMALRAGVVDL from the coding sequence ATGGACCCGACCCGCATCTTCGTCGTCGAGGATCAACCCCAGCTCCTGAAGAATCTGGTGAAGGTGCTGGCCACCTTCCCCGAACTGGAGGTGGTCGGTACTTCCCAGGAAGGGGAGGCCGCGGTGGAGGACATCGTCCAACTCCGCCCCCAGCTCGTCCTCCTGGACCTGGAGTTGCCCGGCATCAACGGCATCCAGGTGACCCAGCGGGTGAAGCGCCGCGCCCCGGAGGTGGAGATCCTCATCCTCACGTCCTTCGACGACGAGACGAAGGTGTATGAGGCCATCCAGGCCGGGGCCTCCGGCTACCTGGTGAAGCGGGTGGGACCGGAGAAGATCCGCTCCGGCATCCAGGAGGTGATGGAGGGCGGGACCGTCTTGGAGCCCATCATCGCCAAGCGCTTCTGGAACTACTTTCAGTCCGTTCAGGCGAAGTCCACCCAGGCGGAGAAGAAGCCGGAGAACCCCTGGTCGCTCACGCCGCTGGAGTTCGAGGTGCTGCGCTACGTGGCCAAGGGCCTGTCCAACGCCGAGGTGGGGCACGTGATGACGCTGGAGCGGCGGACGGTGCGCACGCACCTGTCGCATATCTACCGGAAGATGGGCGTCAACTCTCACGTGGAGGCCGTGGTGATGGCCTTGCGTGCGGGTGTCGTGGATCTATAG
- a CDS encoding M16 family metallopeptidase produces MSKASPSKVPTRVADPALESLFDVHEATLPNGLQVRLLANHQAPVVSLYTVFQVGSRNERPGITGISHLFEHMMFNGAKKYGPKMFDKTLESNGGRSNAYTSTDLTVYYDDFSADALETVLDLESDRMRSLRISQATLTSEREVVKEERRVRVDNDIFGLMDEELGTLVYKAHPYRWPVIGWMADIEAIRREDCQDYFRTYYAPNNAVLYIVGAIDPKKTLALVRKYYGNIPKGPAPAAVLNSEPEQKGERRAEVRHPAQSPALMLGFRGPAARDDDTFVLDVIQYVLTKGEGSRLIRSLVYEQKLAVSLMLDWSWRIDPGTILFYLALKPDSDPKKVEAALYAELEKIAREGITERELQKAQNNLRSDHLRELATNSGRAHALGHYEALLGDWRRLLTLPSTYASITNDQVKAVAAKYFAPERRSVVTLVPAPTEA; encoded by the coding sequence ATGTCCAAGGCTTCCCCGAGCAAAGTACCCACTCGCGTGGCGGACCCCGCACTCGAGTCCCTGTTCGACGTCCACGAGGCCACGCTTCCCAACGGCCTCCAGGTGCGGCTGCTCGCCAACCACCAGGCGCCTGTCGTCAGTCTCTACACCGTGTTCCAGGTCGGCAGCCGCAACGAGCGGCCCGGCATCACCGGCATCAGCCACCTGTTCGAGCACATGATGTTCAACGGGGCGAAGAAGTACGGCCCCAAGATGTTCGACAAGACGCTGGAGTCCAACGGCGGCCGCTCGAACGCGTACACGTCCACCGACCTGACGGTGTACTACGACGACTTCTCCGCCGACGCGCTAGAGACGGTGCTGGACCTGGAGTCGGACCGGATGCGCTCGCTGCGCATCTCCCAGGCGACGCTCACCAGCGAGCGCGAGGTGGTGAAGGAAGAGCGCCGCGTCCGCGTGGACAACGACATCTTCGGCCTCATGGACGAGGAGCTGGGCACGCTCGTCTACAAGGCGCATCCCTACCGCTGGCCTGTCATTGGATGGATGGCGGACATCGAGGCCATCCGCCGCGAGGACTGCCAGGACTACTTCCGCACCTACTACGCGCCCAACAACGCGGTGCTCTACATCGTCGGGGCCATCGACCCGAAGAAGACGCTGGCGCTGGTACGCAAATACTACGGGAACATCCCCAAGGGCCCCGCGCCCGCGGCGGTGCTCAACTCGGAGCCCGAGCAGAAGGGCGAGCGCCGCGCCGAGGTCCGCCACCCCGCACAGTCCCCCGCGCTGATGCTGGGCTTCCGGGGGCCGGCCGCGCGCGATGACGACACCTTCGTGCTGGACGTCATCCAGTACGTGCTGACGAAGGGGGAGGGGAGCCGGCTGATCCGCTCGCTGGTGTACGAGCAGAAGCTGGCCGTGTCGCTGATGCTCGACTGGAGCTGGCGCATCGACCCGGGCACCATCCTCTTCTACCTGGCCCTGAAGCCGGACTCCGACCCGAAGAAGGTGGAGGCCGCGCTGTACGCCGAACTGGAGAAGATCGCGCGCGAGGGCATCACCGAGCGCGAGCTGCAGAAGGCGCAGAACAACCTGCGCTCGGACCACCTGCGCGAGCTGGCCACGAACAGCGGCCGGGCGCATGCCCTGGGCCACTACGAGGCGTTGCTCGGCGACTGGCGCCGGTTGCTGACGCTGCCCTCCACCTACGCCTCCATCACCAACGACCAGGTCAAGGCTGTGGCCGCGAAGTACTTCGCGCCCGAGCGCCGCTCCGTGGTGACGCTGGTTCCCGCGCCCACCGAAGCCTGA